One stretch of Desulfovibrio sp. UCD-KL4C DNA includes these proteins:
- the carA gene encoding glutamine-hydrolyzing carbamoyl-phosphate synthase small subunit, translating to MKAILALEDGTWFEGTSFTGPGESGGETIFNTGMTGYQEVLTDPSYTGQMVCMTYPLIGNYGITKEDNESSKVHVSAFIVKECCKKPSNWRSVVSLPDYLKEAGVMGIEGIDTRALTRHLRINGAMRGIISTEETDPAKLVEKAKKLPLMEGCNLADQVTSSSCYAWRENKPVPVDVSSGYKWSGKGPKVVLIDYGVKWNILRLLEDQGFEVLSVPSSYSEKQIRDLGPEAIFLSNGPGDPGVLENAITTVHGLCQDLPTAGICLGHQLLGLALGGKTFKLKFGHHGCNQPVLDMESQKIEISSQNHGFCVDISECPDLQMTHKNLNDETLEGFAHKTKPIIAIQFHPEAAPGPRDSEYFFARFRNLVKEAIGK from the coding sequence ATGAAAGCCATTCTGGCACTTGAAGACGGAACATGGTTTGAAGGAACATCCTTCACAGGTCCTGGTGAATCAGGCGGTGAGACCATCTTCAACACCGGCATGACCGGATATCAGGAAGTTCTCACAGACCCTTCATACACCGGACAAATGGTCTGTATGACCTATCCGCTCATCGGCAACTACGGCATAACAAAAGAAGACAACGAATCTTCCAAAGTACATGTCAGTGCTTTTATTGTTAAAGAATGTTGCAAAAAGCCCTCTAACTGGCGTTCAGTAGTATCTTTACCGGACTATCTGAAAGAAGCCGGAGTTATGGGAATCGAAGGAATTGATACTCGTGCTCTGACACGCCATCTGCGTATTAACGGAGCTATGCGTGGCATAATCTCAACCGAAGAAACAGATCCAGCCAAACTTGTAGAAAAAGCAAAAAAACTTCCACTGATGGAAGGTTGCAATTTAGCCGATCAGGTAACTTCAAGTTCATGCTATGCTTGGAGAGAGAACAAACCAGTTCCTGTAGATGTATCATCCGGCTATAAATGGAGCGGCAAAGGACCAAAAGTGGTACTTATTGACTACGGTGTTAAATGGAATATTTTACGCTTGCTTGAAGATCAGGGTTTTGAAGTCCTGTCAGTACCTTCAAGCTACAGCGAAAAACAAATTCGCGACCTCGGTCCGGAAGCAATATTCCTTTCTAACGGCCCTGGTGACCCAGGAGTTCTTGAAAACGCAATCACAACAGTACACGGCCTTTGTCAGGATTTACCTACAGCCGGTATATGTTTAGGGCACCAACTTCTTGGGCTTGCGCTTGGCGGTAAAACGTTTAAACTTAAATTCGGGCACCATGGCTGCAACCAGCCTGTGCTGGATATGGAATCACAAAAAATCGAAATATCTTCTCAAAACCATGGTTTTTGTGTAGATATTTCTGAGTGTCCAGACCTCCAGATGACCCACAAAAACCTTAATGATGAGACTTTGGAAGGATTTGCACATAAGACAAAACCTATAATTGCAATCCAGTTCCAC
- the kdsB gene encoding 3-deoxy-manno-octulosonate cytidylyltransferase: protein MSTTSECFGIIPARYESSRFPGKPLAEICGKPMFWHVWNRANKCPEMAKVVLATDNSIIMDAAEKLGVPAVMTAKTHTSGTDRVLEAARKLNIPKDSVVVNIQGDEPCLAPEMLSELVTPFTDKNVRVTTLASPITATEALCPDRVKVALAKDSRALYFSRSPIPFSHDRDGEYLLHIGLYGFRMETLETFSSLPASPLEQREKLEQLRLLDNGIPIHVTVTSHSCHGVDRPEDLDTAIKILEREQI from the coding sequence ATGAGTACAACATCGGAATGTTTCGGGATTATTCCGGCACGTTATGAGTCCAGTCGTTTTCCTGGTAAGCCGCTTGCAGAAATCTGCGGCAAACCTATGTTCTGGCATGTATGGAACCGGGCAAATAAATGCCCTGAAATGGCAAAGGTCGTTTTAGCAACTGACAATAGTATCATAATGGATGCGGCAGAGAAACTGGGTGTTCCCGCAGTTATGACTGCAAAAACACATACCAGCGGGACAGACCGAGTATTGGAAGCAGCTAGAAAATTAAATATTCCGAAAGATTCGGTAGTAGTGAATATTCAAGGTGACGAACCTTGCCTCGCTCCGGAAATGCTTTCTGAACTGGTAACCCCCTTTACCGATAAGAATGTCAGAGTGACCACCCTTGCCTCACCTATAACAGCAACAGAAGCTCTTTGTCCGGACAGGGTAAAAGTAGCCCTTGCAAAAGACAGCAGAGCACTATATTTTTCCCGTTCTCCAATACCCTTCTCACACGATAGGGATGGAGAATATTTGTTACACATCGGCCTATACGGTTTCCGCATGGAAACCCTTGAAACATTTTCCAGTCTGCCTGCATCTCCGCTTGAACAAAGAGAAAAGCTTGAACAGCTCAGATTGCTGGATAACGGAATACCCATCCATGTCACGGTTACAAGTCACTCCTGCCACGGCGTTGACCGTCCCGAAGATTTGGATACAGCCATAAAGATTCTTGAGAGGGAACAAATATGA
- a CDS encoding glycosyltransferase N-terminal domain-containing protein: MPQSLKLKTASFVYNLGWKAALPFLHRNERLREGFDRRTLNHSLPPQADVWIQAASAGEAKLATKIMDKISPDKPTKFLLTTNTSQGLAELEQTVYRLTPNSRKVSAKATYFPFDMPSLATKALKAVNPKVVVLLETEIWPGFLMACKKLGIKVIFINARMTTKSLAGYMSCPSFFRKISPEEVLAISPDDANRFKTLFEMDKVSLMPNIKFDSTATAETIPYTSNPLSCIFRPKTPFIILGSVRKEEESQVLNIAVALKKERPKTVIGLFPRHMHRIESWKKMLTDKELPWTLRSEVTSTVPFGHIVLWDIFGEMIPAFALARAAFIGGSLAPLGGQNFMEPLANGVTPVIGPFWSNFAWIGNEIFENNIARQAGDWKGVLQELLKISKRTVKPEKVKKEFETFLKDMRGGTKMACEAIKRYLP; this comes from the coding sequence ATGCCACAATCGCTTAAGCTTAAGACAGCCTCGTTTGTCTATAATCTCGGCTGGAAAGCAGCTTTACCTTTTCTCCACCGCAATGAAAGGCTACGTGAAGGTTTTGACCGCAGAACATTGAACCACAGCCTTCCTCCACAGGCAGACGTATGGATTCAAGCGGCCTCAGCAGGAGAAGCTAAGCTTGCAACAAAGATTATGGATAAGATTTCTCCAGACAAACCAACTAAATTTCTCTTAACAACCAACACATCACAAGGACTTGCAGAGCTGGAACAGACTGTATACAGATTAACGCCTAATTCTCGCAAAGTTTCTGCAAAAGCAACATATTTTCCTTTTGACATGCCAAGTCTGGCAACCAAAGCATTAAAAGCGGTTAATCCTAAAGTAGTGGTACTTTTAGAAACAGAAATATGGCCCGGGTTTCTCATGGCATGTAAAAAACTCGGAATAAAAGTTATTTTCATAAATGCAAGAATGACCACAAAAAGCCTCGCAGGCTATATGTCATGCCCATCTTTTTTCAGAAAAATTAGCCCCGAAGAAGTTCTTGCGATTTCTCCTGATGATGCAAACAGATTTAAAACTTTGTTTGAAATGGACAAAGTCAGTTTAATGCCTAATATTAAATTTGACAGCACTGCCACAGCGGAAACAATTCCATATACCTCCAATCCTCTTTCCTGCATTTTCAGACCAAAGACACCATTTATAATCTTAGGCTCTGTCAGAAAAGAAGAAGAATCTCAGGTATTAAATATTGCTGTTGCTCTAAAAAAAGAACGACCTAAAACAGTTATAGGACTTTTCCCGCGCCACATGCACCGCATCGAATCATGGAAAAAAATGCTTACTGATAAAGAACTACCATGGACTCTACGCTCAGAAGTAACATCAACTGTTCCTTTTGGACACATTGTGCTCTGGGATATCTTCGGTGAAATGATACCGGCCTTTGCGCTGGCACGGGCAGCTTTTATCGGAGGAAGTCTTGCACCACTTGGTGGACAAAATTTCATGGAACCACTGGCTAACGGAGTAACTCCTGTAATCGGCCCGTTCTGGTCAAATTTTGCATGGATCGGTAATGAAATATTTGAGAACAACATTGCCAGACAGGCTGGAGACTGGAAAGGAGTTTTGCAAGAACTACTAAAGATAAGCAAAAGAACAGTTAAGCCAGAAAAAGTGAAAAAAGAATTTGAAACATTTCTTAAAGATATGCGTGGTGGAACTAAAATGGCATGCGAAGCCATAAAACGTTATTTACCCTAA
- a CDS encoding D-alanine--D-alanine ligase, with protein sequence MRVLLIAGGWSDEREVSLSGAKGIHSALLELGHEVDMLDPAQDFSNLMNRASQADFAFINLHGSPGEDGLIQAILNRTSCPYQGSGPESSFLSLNKAATKTIFDQNSILTPKWELICSVDGCKGIQNLKPPVFIKPNSGGSSLGMTFAQNNQEMQYGIEKVFSMGDSALVEEYTKGIEVTCGILGEEPLPLILITPPEKAQFFDYNSKYALDGAEEICPAPIEERLTKQIQEITLKAHKLLGLSGYSRADFIISEGVPYILEVNTLPGMTPTSLVPRAAKTAGYSFNMLIEKLIELGKK encoded by the coding sequence ATGCGTGTTCTTTTGATAGCGGGCGGCTGGTCTGACGAACGGGAAGTGTCTCTTAGCGGAGCAAAAGGAATTCATTCAGCTCTGCTTGAACTCGGGCATGAAGTCGACATGCTTGACCCTGCGCAAGACTTCAGCAACTTGATGAACCGCGCAAGTCAAGCTGACTTTGCGTTTATTAATCTTCACGGTTCACCGGGAGAAGACGGACTTATTCAGGCAATACTGAACCGCACATCCTGCCCCTATCAGGGATCTGGACCGGAAAGCTCTTTTTTATCTCTGAACAAAGCAGCCACCAAAACAATTTTTGATCAAAACTCGATCCTTACTCCAAAATGGGAATTAATTTGCTCCGTAGACGGATGCAAAGGAATCCAAAATCTGAAACCACCAGTTTTCATTAAACCTAATTCAGGCGGATCAAGTCTAGGCATGACTTTTGCGCAAAATAATCAGGAAATGCAATACGGAATCGAAAAAGTCTTCAGCATGGGCGATAGTGCTTTAGTGGAAGAATACACTAAAGGAATTGAAGTCACATGCGGAATTCTCGGAGAGGAACCTTTACCGCTTATCCTAATTACTCCTCCTGAAAAAGCACAGTTCTTTGACTACAACAGCAAGTATGCCCTCGACGGAGCGGAGGAAATATGCCCTGCACCGATTGAAGAAAGACTTACAAAGCAAATTCAGGAAATTACACTGAAAGCACATAAACTTCTGGGACTTTCAGGATACAGCAGAGCAGATTTTATAATTTCAGAAGGAGTTCCTTATATCCTTGAAGTAAACACACTTCCGGGTATGACTCCGACAAGTCTTGTCCCGAGAGCTGCTAAAACGGCTGGTTACTCATTTAACATGCTGATTGAAAAGCTTATTGAACTTGGGAAAAAATAG
- a CDS encoding HD domain-containing protein, with product MESCLIPPLPVKSDPSWYVPTASECMQHWDDFKMLDNIKAHSTQVAKVAVSIALIAEQAQIPVHVPTIQASALMHDIAKTYSIKHGGNHSQLGAAWTLRLTGNPVIAMGVLHHVFWPFEPDAEKYFLPLVISYSDKRVMHDTLTSLEKRFNDLAVRYGKTEKIKQRIQKTFEQALVLEQRLENLLGVDLNACSFDSGRLV from the coding sequence ATGGAATCATGCTTAATACCGCCATTGCCTGTAAAATCCGACCCTTCATGGTATGTTCCGACAGCTTCAGAATGTATGCAACATTGGGACGATTTTAAAATGCTTGATAATATCAAAGCACACAGTACACAGGTCGCAAAAGTAGCTGTATCCATTGCTTTGATAGCTGAGCAGGCACAAATCCCGGTACATGTTCCAACCATTCAGGCGTCAGCACTGATGCATGATATTGCTAAAACATACTCAATCAAGCACGGTGGCAATCACAGTCAGCTTGGGGCTGCGTGGACCCTGCGACTTACCGGTAATCCGGTTATTGCCATGGGAGTATTGCATCATGTCTTCTGGCCGTTTGAACCGGATGCTGAAAAATATTTCCTTCCGCTCGTTATAAGCTACAGCGACAAACGAGTTATGCATGATACCCTGACATCTCTTGAAAAAAGATTTAATGATTTAGCTGTCAGATATGGTAAAACAGAAAAAATAAAACAAAGAATTCAAAAAACCTTTGAGCAAGCCTTAGTACTTGAACAACGGCTTGAAAACTTACTTGGAGTTGATCTAAATGCGTGTTCTTTTGATAGCGGGCGGCTGGTCTGA
- a CDS encoding TusE/DsrC/DsvC family sulfur relay protein, whose translation MANVEFEGKSFEVDEDGFLLKFEEWAPEWVDYCKAGEGIKELNEEHQKVLDFLQDYYKKNGIAPMVRILSKVTGYKLKHIYELFPSGPGKGACKMAGLPKPTGCV comes from the coding sequence ATGGCAAACGTTGAGTTCGAAGGAAAAAGTTTTGAAGTCGATGAAGATGGTTTTCTGCTTAAGTTTGAAGAGTGGGCTCCTGAATGGGTAGACTATTGTAAAGCTGGCGAAGGCATTAAAGAATTGAATGAAGAACATCAGAAGGTTCTTGATTTCTTGCAGGATTACTACAAGAAAAACGGAATTGCCCCTATGGTTCGCATTCTTTCAAAAGTCACTGGTTATAAACTTAAACACATTTATGAATTGTTTCCTTCCGGTCCTGGTAAGGGAGCTTGTAAAATGGCTGGCCTTCCAAAGCCGACTGGTTGCGTTTAG
- the lpxB gene encoding lipid-A-disaccharide synthase: MNKINNSIWINAGEASGDMHGALLASKLMNTDPELKILGMGGSAMQKAGCDIRYPMQLISLVGFTEVFPKLPRLLKLFGQIGDILKAERPKAVVLIDCPDFNFRIAKIAHKLGIPVYYYITPQIWAWRQGRAKFLQKYVRKILCILPFEQQFFKEHGVDAKYVGHPLLDLMPLAELDSITPDPNLVGILPGSRSKEISSLLPEFAKTAEMLLADFPDLKFSIARAPGVTEEKLRSFWPVNIPVTINQPENRYRLMRNSNVIMAASGTATLECALIGTPTLVAYKMSAFSAFLARRIISVKYISLANLIPDKPLLPECILEKASAKFFYPYLHEWIKNPASAESVRHNLNDLRKMIGKPGVADRAAQIIQEDLNSL; this comes from the coding sequence ATGAATAAAATAAACAACAGTATTTGGATTAACGCAGGCGAAGCTTCCGGAGATATGCACGGTGCATTGCTTGCTTCCAAATTGATGAATACAGACCCTGAGCTTAAAATTTTAGGCATGGGAGGATCTGCTATGCAGAAAGCGGGTTGTGATATCCGCTACCCTATGCAACTGATTTCTCTTGTAGGTTTTACGGAAGTCTTTCCCAAACTGCCGCGCCTGCTAAAATTATTCGGACAAATCGGTGATATTTTAAAAGCGGAACGACCAAAAGCAGTAGTGTTGATTGACTGCCCTGATTTTAATTTCAGAATAGCTAAAATTGCACACAAACTTGGTATTCCGGTATATTATTACATTACTCCGCAAATTTGGGCATGGCGTCAGGGACGAGCTAAATTCTTGCAAAAATATGTACGTAAAATATTATGTATTCTCCCCTTCGAACAGCAATTTTTTAAAGAGCATGGCGTCGACGCCAAGTATGTAGGCCACCCACTGCTCGACCTCATGCCGCTTGCAGAACTTGATTCTATAACTCCTGATCCGAATCTCGTAGGGATTCTTCCGGGCAGCAGAAGCAAAGAAATATCTTCACTCTTACCGGAATTTGCTAAGACAGCAGAAATGCTGCTTGCAGATTTTCCTGATCTTAAATTTTCAATTGCCAGAGCGCCAGGAGTGACAGAAGAAAAACTGCGTAGCTTCTGGCCTGTAAATATTCCTGTTACTATCAATCAACCGGAAAACCGTTACCGCTTAATGCGCAACTCAAACGTCATTATGGCCGCATCAGGAACGGCAACACTTGAATGTGCTCTCATCGGTACGCCGACACTTGTTGCATACAAAATGTCAGCTTTTTCTGCGTTCCTTGCACGTAGAATTATATCGGTAAAATATATTAGTCTTGCAAATCTGATCCCTGACAAACCTCTTCTCCCAGAATGTATTCTTGAAAAAGCTTCTGCTAAGTTTTTTTACCCATATCTACATGAATGGATTAAAAATCCAGCTTCAGCTGAATCTGTCAGACATAATTTAAACGATTTACGTAAAATGATAGGAAAACCGGGTGTTGCGGACAGAGCTGCTCAAATAATTCAAGAGGATTTGAACTCCCTCTAA
- a CDS encoding A24 family peptidase — MPLSTINFINISPIAIGSAAIIGAVLGSFYACAVYRYIAGQTLTDPPRSMCPECGHIIVWYENIPLLSYLLLRGKCSSCHKPISPMYPLIESISVLWAVLLMVIYGPSTLWLMYMFFGGLLIVASFIDLKTFILPDIITIPGSIAAIPCAAMLTNTGWQGALIGAGLGGGLFWSLRLLYRGLRGVEGLGLGDVKIMFMIGALSGPQNLPLVITVAAFSGLIASAVMMIVDKKIEYGSMIPFGPFLALGAMLSILYSDTFWIWYLRG; from the coding sequence ATGCCGCTATCTACAATAAATTTTATAAATATATCACCGATTGCCATTGGATCCGCAGCTATAATCGGAGCAGTTCTCGGCAGTTTTTATGCCTGTGCTGTATACCGCTACATAGCAGGACAAACTCTTACAGATCCACCGCGTTCCATGTGTCCGGAATGCGGACACATTATCGTGTGGTATGAAAATATTCCGTTGTTGAGTTATCTGCTTCTTAGAGGAAAATGTTCATCCTGCCATAAACCTATCAGTCCAATGTATCCGCTAATAGAATCCATTTCTGTACTGTGGGCTGTGCTGTTGATGGTTATATACGGGCCATCTACGCTATGGCTTATGTATATGTTTTTCGGTGGACTTTTGATTGTAGCGTCTTTTATTGATCTTAAGACATTTATTTTACCTGATATAATAACCATTCCCGGCTCAATAGCAGCTATTCCATGCGCAGCGATGCTTACCAATACAGGCTGGCAAGGGGCACTGATCGGCGCGGGACTTGGTGGAGGTCTATTCTGGTCGCTGAGACTTCTTTACCGCGGGCTCAGAGGAGTCGAAGGATTAGGACTTGGTGACGTAAAAATTATGTTCATGATCGGAGCATTGTCCGGACCGCAGAATCTTCCGCTTGTAATTACTGTTGCGGCTTTTTCAGGGCTAATTGCAAGTGCTGTCATGATGATAGTTGATAAAAAAATAGAATACGGAAGTATGATTCCTTTCGGACCTTTTCTTGCTCTTGGGGCAATGCTAAGTATCCTATACTCAGATACATTCTGGATATGGTATTTGCGAGGATAA
- the pnp gene encoding polyribonucleotide nucleotidyltransferase, producing the protein MLVPLDKIEVKGQVGALDIKLETGRMANQTNGTVWIQSGGTVVLVTAVSMATSEPRDFFPLTCNYLERTYAAGRIPGGYFRREVGRPSDRETLVSRLMDRPIRPMFPKSFCDEVQVIATVLSADEHTNPDVLAMTGASAALHISNMPFNGPVAAARIGMVNNQFVLYPTYKGINEGSDLNLVFAATRDAVIMVEGSSQFLSENTIAEALEWGHEQLAPMFDLQDELRAKVGKPKVEVIEAVKDEEVITLVTDNFAADLDKALTIPEKLTRKNAKSEIKGQAVKFIEEKFPEDPKRAKAVSDAMAVLEKKIVRNRIVEKGIRIDGRDLTTVRNLSMEVSTLPMTHGSALFRRGETSALAVCTLGSSRDEQRFETLTGEDSKRFMLHYNFPPYCVGEARFLRAPSRREIGHGTLAERALTPVLPSQESFPFTMRVVSEVMDSNGSSSMASVCGTTLSLMDAGVPISAPVAGIAMGLCKEGDEYFVLTDILGDEDALGDMDFKVAGTAEGITAIQMDIKISGIPADVLRKALSQAKEARMLILDDMKKVIEAPRAQLSNRAPQMEVLQINPEKIRDLIGPGGKNIKAITAETSADIDIEDSGKVSIFAPTLESLKKTVEMVQYYDQTAELGKNYVGTVKKILEIGAIVEILPGLEGLLHVSQIDVERIENVTDVVQLGQEITVKVVEVQPNGRIRLSRKAWLMEQAGQEVDLDRFKMPSGGRPSGPRGGRRR; encoded by the coding sequence ATGTTAGTACCACTCGATAAAATCGAAGTTAAAGGTCAAGTCGGCGCACTTGATATCAAATTAGAAACAGGCCGCATGGCTAATCAAACCAACGGTACCGTATGGATTCAGTCCGGTGGAACCGTTGTTCTCGTAACTGCTGTAAGCATGGCAACAAGCGAGCCTAGAGACTTTTTCCCTCTTACTTGTAACTACCTTGAAAGAACATACGCAGCAGGCCGCATTCCCGGTGGTTACTTCCGCCGCGAAGTAGGTCGTCCCTCAGACCGTGAAACTCTTGTTTCCCGCCTTATGGACCGTCCTATCCGCCCTATGTTCCCTAAATCTTTCTGCGACGAAGTTCAGGTTATCGCAACCGTACTTTCAGCTGACGAACATACCAACCCTGATGTTCTGGCTATGACCGGAGCATCCGCAGCACTTCACATTTCCAACATGCCTTTTAACGGCCCTGTTGCTGCTGCAAGAATCGGAATGGTAAACAACCAGTTTGTTCTTTACCCTACTTATAAAGGTATAAACGAAGGCAGTGACCTCAACCTTGTTTTTGCAGCAACTCGCGACGCAGTAATCATGGTTGAAGGTAGCTCACAATTCCTTTCTGAAAACACAATTGCTGAAGCACTTGAATGGGGACATGAACAGCTTGCTCCAATGTTCGATCTTCAGGATGAACTCAGAGCTAAAGTTGGCAAGCCAAAAGTTGAAGTAATTGAAGCTGTCAAAGATGAAGAAGTTATTACTCTTGTCACTGACAACTTCGCTGCTGATCTTGATAAAGCACTGACTATTCCTGAAAAACTGACTCGCAAAAATGCTAAGTCTGAAATTAAAGGTCAGGCTGTTAAATTTATTGAAGAAAAATTCCCTGAAGATCCTAAAAGAGCTAAAGCCGTCAGCGATGCCATGGCTGTACTCGAAAAGAAAATCGTTCGTAACCGCATTGTAGAAAAAGGTATCCGTATTGACGGACGTGACCTTACTACAGTCCGTAACCTTTCCATGGAAGTAAGCACCCTGCCTATGACACATGGTTCAGCTCTGTTCCGCAGAGGTGAAACTTCAGCTCTGGCAGTTTGTACTTTGGGTAGTTCACGCGACGAACAGAGATTTGAAACCTTAACAGGTGAAGACTCGAAACGTTTCATGCTCCACTACAACTTCCCTCCATATTGTGTAGGTGAAGCCAGATTCCTTCGTGCACCTTCACGTCGTGAAATCGGACATGGAACTCTTGCAGAACGCGCTCTTACTCCAGTTCTGCCTTCTCAGGAATCATTCCCGTTCACCATGCGTGTTGTATCTGAAGTTATGGACTCAAACGGTTCATCTTCAATGGCTTCCGTTTGCGGAACAACTCTCTCTCTCATGGACGCCGGAGTTCCTATCTCAGCCCCTGTTGCAGGTATTGCAATGGGTCTTTGTAAAGAAGGCGATGAATACTTCGTACTGACCGATATTCTCGGCGACGAAGATGCTCTCGGCGATATGGACTTTAAAGTTGCCGGAACTGCTGAAGGTATCACTGCTATCCAGATGGATATCAAAATCAGCGGTATTCCTGCTGACGTTCTTCGCAAAGCTCTTTCTCAGGCTAAAGAAGCAAGAATGCTTATCCTTGATGACATGAAGAAAGTAATTGAAGCTCCAAGAGCTCAGCTTTCAAACCGTGCTCCTCAGATGGAAGTTCTGCAGATCAACCCTGAAAAGATCAGAGATCTTATCGGACCCGGCGGTAAAAATATCAAAGCTATCACTGCTGAAACTTCAGCTGATATCGACATCGAAGATTCAGGTAAAGTTTCCATCTTCGCACCGACTCTTGAATCCCTCAAGAAAACTGTGGAAATGGTTCAATACTATGACCAGACTGCTGAACTCGGTAAAAACTACGTTGGTACCGTTAAAAAGATCCTCGAAATCGGCGCAATTGTTGAAATTCTGCCAGGACTCGAAGGACTTCTGCATGTTTCACAGATTGATGTTGAACGTATCGAAAATGTAACTGACGTTGTTCAACTCGGTCAGGAAATCACCGTTAAAGTTGTTGAAGTACAGCCTAACGGACGCATCAGACTTTCCCGTAAAGCATGGCTCATGGAGCAGGCTGGACAGGAAGTTGATCTTGATAGATTCAAAATGCCTAGCGGTGGACGTCCTAGTGGACCAAGAGGCGGACGTCGTAGATAA
- the rpsO gene encoding 30S ribosomal protein S15, whose product MVMDAQDKAKVIEEYQTTPGDTGSPEVQVALLTARILYLTDHFKTHKKDFHSRTGLLKMVGQRRNILKYLKAKDIQRYRDLIAKLGLRK is encoded by the coding sequence GTGGTAATGGACGCACAAGATAAGGCAAAAGTAATTGAGGAATATCAGACAACACCTGGTGACACCGGTTCCCCAGAAGTACAGGTAGCTCTCCTTACTGCAAGGATTTTGTATCTTACTGACCACTTCAAGACTCACAAAAAGGACTTTCATTCCCGTACAGGCCTACTGAAAATGGTAGGACAGCGCAGAAACATCCTTAAATACCTGAAGGCTAAAGACATTCAGCGTTATCGTGATCTTATTGCAAAGCTTGGTCTTCGCAAATAG
- the truB gene encoding tRNA pseudouridine(55) synthase TruB: MGRKPRTNPHQKHGVLVLNKPSGPTSADCLNSIKRELQQPKIGHAGTLDPLAEGVLLVMLGQATKLGPYLTENEKVYSGSLIIGRTTDTYDIQGQETSSHDISDITEKMVENEILAWNDLTSQEVPAYSAAKHKGRPLYELARNGEEIPVKIKSINIFEAKPLEVSLPTARFRVGCSAGTYIRSLVHSLGMRLECGAVMESLKREESRPFRLADAHDLDEVLNDPDGFEERVIPIAKALPHWPKFTVGEQMAADIKNGTRIPVENVPGSAGITLIEGDKAMFLDPNGTPLSLAETKIIDNRMHWTVLRGLWG; this comes from the coding sequence GTGGGAAGAAAACCTCGTACAAACCCTCATCAAAAACATGGAGTACTCGTTCTGAACAAACCTTCAGGACCAACTTCAGCAGATTGTCTAAATTCAATAAAACGTGAATTGCAGCAACCTAAGATAGGCCACGCCGGAACATTGGACCCACTTGCGGAGGGAGTTCTGCTGGTAATGCTGGGGCAAGCTACCAAACTTGGCCCGTATTTAACTGAAAATGAGAAAGTTTACTCAGGAAGTCTGATTATCGGAAGGACTACAGATACTTACGACATTCAAGGCCAAGAAACTTCGAGCCATGACATTTCCGATATTACAGAAAAAATGGTCGAAAATGAAATTTTAGCGTGGAATGACTTGACTAGTCAGGAGGTTCCCGCATATTCGGCAGCTAAGCACAAGGGCAGACCGCTCTATGAGCTTGCTCGAAATGGCGAGGAAATCCCCGTCAAAATAAAGAGTATAAATATTTTTGAAGCTAAACCGCTGGAAGTGAGTCTGCCAACGGCCCGTTTTCGAGTTGGGTGCTCTGCCGGCACCTATATTCGCTCCCTCGTCCACAGCTTGGGGATGCGGCTTGAATGCGGCGCAGTAATGGAATCACTTAAGCGTGAAGAAAGTCGACCTTTCCGGTTGGCTGATGCACATGATTTAGACGAGGTTCTTAACGATCCTGACGGCTTTGAGGAACGTGTTATTCCGATTGCGAAAGCACTCCCTCACTGGCCAAAGTTCACTGTGGGTGAACAGATGGCGGCCGATATCAAGAACGGAACACGAATCCCGGTCGAAAATGTGCCCGGTTCTGCAGGCATTACTTTAATCGAAGGAGACAAGGCTATGTTCCTTGATCCAAACGGAACTCCGTTATCTTTAGCGGAAACCAAGATTATTGATAATCGTATGCACTGGACTGTTCTTCGCGGCTTGTGGGGTTGA